One part of the Treponema sp. OMZ 787 genome encodes these proteins:
- a CDS encoding ATP-dependent helicase, which yields MAQPDYLNILNEEQLEAVKHQGSPLLILAGAGSGKTRVITTKIAYLIAEHNIEPERILAVTFTNKAAKEMSERASHLDKRAERAMLRTFHSFGAWILRMYAEWAGLSHNFTIYDDDDALSLLVQASPGLTKNAARGIIKKISRAKDYCLLPDDPLLQEIDPNPEFAKIYGEYQKRLKETGNVDFGDLIMIPVMLLKENPQIRASLQNRFSVIMVDEYQDSNIAQFEFLKILTGENTYICVVGDDDQSIYRFRGAEVQNILTFADTFKNTKIIRLEKNYRSYSEILAVADSVVKKNTGRLGKTLVAERGKGEKPHIYFLPNQETEAELCARLISKDVENGGAYSDWAVLYRTNAQSLNFETDFLHKKIPYQVIGTLKFYEREEIKDALAVLALISNGRDEVALRRIINKPARGVGEITQKKLIDLSRELMFSKKSDELGLESKDDYISAMSALLDSASLTKKAKDGLKNFLNTIKELRTIIEAGDIFFKKEEPKGEGLAPFIYEILKQSGFAEYYESVDSASGTQKTANLNELANTASLYDFSVKGLNEFLEHIELDRSLADSDEQKDSVNLITIHNTKGLEFKNVIITGLETGVFPRDNGNFDELEEERRLMYVACTRAKDALYMTSCASRRLYGSLTFTQPSRFIFEIDQSLVNISESSSSYSSFSGSSFSNDFGKQINPEDFSTKKEDHPLLSVWKKGEKIYHDDYGYGVIVKADASSGELVVNVQFETGLIKRFMPEYQANDMTIIKD from the coding sequence TTGGCTCAACCGGATTATTTAAACATTCTAAATGAAGAACAGCTTGAGGCTGTTAAGCATCAGGGTTCGCCCCTTTTGATTCTTGCGGGGGCGGGCTCAGGAAAGACTCGGGTTATTACTACCAAGATTGCATACCTTATAGCCGAACATAATATCGAGCCTGAACGCATCCTCGCCGTAACATTTACAAACAAGGCTGCCAAAGAAATGTCCGAAAGAGCTTCTCATCTTGATAAGAGGGCGGAAAGAGCAATGCTCCGCACCTTTCATTCCTTCGGAGCGTGGATCTTACGAATGTATGCAGAATGGGCAGGGCTTTCACATAATTTTACAATCTATGATGACGATGATGCCCTTTCCCTTTTGGTACAAGCCTCCCCTGGTCTTACAAAAAATGCGGCCCGAGGCATCATCAAAAAAATTTCGCGGGCAAAGGATTATTGCCTTCTCCCCGATGATCCGCTCTTGCAGGAAATTGATCCTAACCCTGAGTTTGCAAAAATCTACGGCGAATATCAAAAGAGATTAAAAGAAACAGGAAATGTAGACTTCGGGGACCTTATCATGATTCCCGTTATGCTCTTAAAAGAAAACCCGCAAATCAGAGCCTCTCTTCAAAACCGTTTTTCTGTAATCATGGTCGATGAATATCAGGACTCGAACATTGCCCAATTCGAATTCTTAAAAATTCTCACGGGAGAAAATACCTACATCTGCGTGGTGGGAGATGACGACCAATCGATCTACCGTTTCCGCGGAGCCGAGGTTCAAAACATATTGACATTTGCCGATACCTTCAAAAACACGAAGATAATAAGGCTCGAAAAAAACTACCGTTCATACTCGGAAATTCTTGCGGTCGCAGATTCCGTCGTAAAAAAGAATACGGGCCGACTCGGTAAAACCCTCGTCGCCGAAAGAGGAAAAGGGGAAAAGCCTCACATTTATTTTTTACCCAATCAGGAAACCGAAGCGGAACTTTGTGCCCGTCTCATATCGAAGGATGTTGAAAACGGAGGGGCCTATTCCGACTGGGCTGTCTTGTACAGGACTAACGCCCAATCCTTAAATTTTGAAACGGATTTTTTACACAAAAAAATTCCATATCAGGTTATAGGAACCTTAAAATTTTATGAGCGTGAAGAAATAAAGGATGCTCTCGCCGTCCTTGCCCTTATCTCAAACGGAAGGGATGAGGTAGCCCTGAGGCGCATCATAAATAAGCCCGCCCGCGGCGTGGGAGAAATTACACAAAAAAAACTCATCGATCTTTCAAGAGAACTTATGTTTTCTAAAAAAAGCGATGAACTCGGACTTGAATCCAAGGACGATTATATATCGGCCATGTCCGCCCTTTTGGATTCGGCCTCCCTCACAAAAAAAGCCAAGGATGGCCTAAAAAATTTTTTAAACACCATAAAAGAATTACGCACCATAATAGAAGCAGGCGACATCTTTTTTAAAAAAGAAGAACCTAAGGGTGAAGGCTTGGCACCTTTTATATATGAGATTTTAAAACAATCGGGCTTTGCCGAATACTACGAATCGGTTGACTCGGCTTCAGGCACCCAAAAGACTGCAAACTTAAACGAACTTGCAAACACGGCCTCTCTTTACGATTTTTCGGTAAAGGGCCTAAACGAATTTTTAGAGCACATCGAACTGGATAGAAGCCTTGCCGACAGCGATGAGCAAAAAGATTCCGTAAACCTCATCACCATTCATAACACAAAGGGTTTGGAATTTAAAAACGTAATTATCACAGGGCTTGAAACGGGAGTCTTCCCCCGCGATAACGGAAACTTTGATGAGCTTGAAGAAGAAAGAAGACTCATGTACGTAGCCTGCACACGTGCAAAGGATGCCCTCTACATGACAAGCTGCGCCTCGCGCCGCCTTTACGGAAGCCTCACCTTTACCCAGCCCAGCCGCTTTATCTTCGAAATAGATCAAAGCCTTGTAAACATCTCCGAATCCTCATCTTCTTATTCAAGTTTTTCAGGTTCATCTTTTTCAAACGACTTCGGAAAACAAATCAATCCTGAAGACTTCAGCACAAAAAAAGAAGATCATCCCCTCCTTTCCGTATGGAAGAAGGGAGAAAAAATTTACCATGACGATTACGGCTACGGGGTAATAGTAAAGGCCGATGCTTCAAGCGGAGAACTCGTAGTAAATGTCCAATTTGAAACCGGCCTTATAAAACGCTTTATGCCCG